In Oryza sativa Japonica Group chromosome 1, ASM3414082v1, the genomic stretch GCCCGCTGTACAAGCTGAAGGCGGCGATTCAGGGGCTCGCCGGGTCGCGGTCGGCGGCCGCGGAGGCGTACGGGGGCGAGTACCAGCGCGCCGTCGAGAAGGCCGAGGAGATCTTCTTCTCGGTGAGCTCCATTCCTGAACCCCCTCAAGCTCCCCCGCAAGCGCAGTTTCTCTACATGATAatatgataatatgtttatgGCCGATTTTTTCATCTGATCGTGTGATCTACTAGTACGACTGCCTTTAATTGTTGCCACGTATCGGGAGGCTCAACCACTCAATGCGTTAGCGAGCGCTACTACCTTAATCAGCTCTTGCTTAGCTGCATATGGGAATTGCACCCATCAGATGCTACAGCTACAAGTGAGTTTAGGCGATCTATGTTGTTTCAATGGGTGTTAGGATCCAATACACTAGCTGTGGCACAAATCGATGAGCTGATCAACACTAATCAGCTTGTTTCTTACTAGTAATACAGTAGGCTCCAGTTACTGTGAAATTCTGTAATGTCAGTTCCCTTTATGTTTATGTGCTGGAGAGCAAATTCTGCCTGCGCTAAAATTAATCGCAGGCCTGTGAAGCAATTTGCCTGGGCAGAGGATGCGGCTCGTAGCCAGAGGTGTCATTTTGTGTAGCCTTTGTTGCTTttgaaactattttaaacttcttTGAAACTCGCTCTTGATTAAATTTACTTCGCCCCTCATTTATATGGGCCTAGATTCTCTGGTTCTTGCATCTACCATTGTATGGGGGGCATGGGCTGCCAGGCTCATGGTTTTACATGTCCGACTGTAAGTGCATGCACAGGCCTGCTTTATAGTTCAATTGAATTGCTTCCTAGGCATGCTGATTCTTTGTATTGATATAAATAAAATCTCCGGTATCGGCTGATTCTCTAACCTAAGCACATCAGTAATTTTCTATTTGTTGCAAACCTGAACAGAGTGGTTCTGAATTTATCACTACTGAGTTGTAGGATCAACTCCTTTTCTGAAATAGGTGTTCTTTTTTTCAAATTGACTTATTTCCTTCTCCTTTTCAGGTTGCTACGCAAGTAGGCCGATATGTTATCACTATGATGAGCAGCGGTGTTGTACTTGGAGTTGGATTTCAGTTATCAGGTTAGTTACATTCATTTGATATATTGCATTGCCTTTGGATACTTCTGTTTTTTTCCCTACAATGGGCATTTTCAGAGTTTCAGTAATGACCTAGCTACCTTTCTATTTAGGCGGAGACAGCCAAATGAATACACTAATTTGGTATAGTTGGCTCGGGGGAGTAATTATTGGCACGATGATAGGTGCAAACAGTGTCCTAGAGGAACACTGCAAAGCTGGACCTCGCAATGTTGTCATAACTGGAAGGTAACCCATTTTGCATTCTTCCTTTCACATGCCATCTGAATCTTTTGCTAGGAAGCATGCATACTGTGAGTACAGGTCAAAGGTAATAATCAAAACTAATGAATTTATTCCTAGATAGGAAATACTATTTCACCTTCTATTATTCTCTATTTTCTTATTTGATGAGTGGAGTATAACCATAACAATCACCAAGTTTATACGGGTTGGTGCATAGAGGAGATTATGAGGTGCAGTCATATGAACAAATCATTAAAGTAACCTCATAAACATGTTAATATAAACATGACTTCTCATTGCATCAATTGTGAGCTGATTTCTTATTAGTATCCATGTTCTGCAATCAACATTGAAGTTATAGTTTGATTTTGGCAGCACAAGAGGATTAGGGAAAGCACTTGCTCGGGAGTTCCTTCTTTCTGGAGATCGTGTTGTAATTGCTTCACGCAGGTGGTACTCATAGACATGTAGCTCAATGTGTGTTGTTGTTGCATATCCATGATATTCTTTTTATGAAATGCAATGCGTTGTCCTAGTTTTAAATATCCTATTTTTTGAAGGCAGCCCTGAATCAGTCCTTCAGACCATCAACGAGCTTGAAGAGAACATACAGGAGGGCTTGTCAGTTGCGAAAAAGAAACAGAGAGAAATTTTGCTACATGCCAAGGTTGTTGGTACATCATGTGATGTTTGTAAACCAGAAGATGTGAAAAAGTTGGTGAACTTTGCCAAGGATGAGCTTGGATCAATTGATATTTGGGTAAATAATTTACTTTTACATATCTATCCCCATCATTTATTCTGCATTATTTCACGGTAGGGTACTCAGTTGGATACTTGGATTGAGTGCACAAGTTTTTGTACTTATAACCTTTTTATTTTGTTCTGTACTGTGGCATCGCAGAATGTACTTAACATGTGCTATTCTTCTTATTCTTATGTATAGATAAATAACGCTGGCACAAACAAAGGTTTTAGGCCACTGGTAAACTTTTCAGATGAAGATATTTCTCAGGTACGTTAATTATCTTCGGAAAATCAGAGTCTTTTCCATTCTAATAGAGTTCATAGAACTATATTCGTCATGCAACCTGACTTAGTTATttcatcttatttttctttctgcTTAGCCTAAACAACATTATTGTGTCCTTTTCTGTTTGCAGATTGTCTCAACAAACCTAGTTGGCTCTTTACTGTGCACCAGAGAAGCCATGAATGTCATGCAACACCAACAAAAGGGAGGTCACGTATTTAACATGGATGGAGCAGGTTCTGGAGGATCAAGTACACCATTAACAGCTGTGTAAGTACCTAATGATTTCAAATTTTTAATGCTCCACTGTTCGTGTAGCTCTTATACTGGACAGGGATATTGTCTTGTGGTTTCTTCATTGGCTAAAAACGAGTATAATTGTATTGATGTTGTTACTTGTGCAGTGAAACTAAAACTGATACTATTTTGCAAACTTGCAGTTATGGTTCAACTAAGTGTGGCCTTAGACAGTTTCAAGCATCACTTCTGAAGGAAAGCAGAAGATCAAAAGTTGGTGTACACACTGCTTCTCCTGGAATGGTCCTTACGGACCTCCTTTTGAGGTAACCTCTGAAGTTATTTAGATGCAATTATTGATGATTTGCTTGTTTAGTTCATTCTGAACTTCAATATATTTATTGCTTGGTGCACATGTTGTCCAAACTCCAAACCACACTTTGTGTGATGATAGTAAAACAAGATAAGACTTCAAGTGCATAAGAAGTTTTCAGTAGGATCTTTATGGAACCACACATATTGGTTAATCAGAATTTCACGCTATCttcattttgaatttattttagtTAATCAACAATCAGAATGTCTCCTTTGTTGAATGGGGAAGAGTCAAAATTTTGAGATACCTCGCTGCCCAAATCTTCTTTGTTTCAATCTCTTCTTTCTAGGATTTGATTTGTGGCAACTATTTCTGTAGAATCAGCTTCACATTAATTATTAAGTTGCTTTTGCTACTACACTTCTAGCTCTGGCTTTTCCTATCTGCTATAATCCCGATGACACGGTAAACTGGGTGCGTGGCGGTTAATCAGAACCTGAAAGAATTAATGTTCCATTCTTGTGCAAATACTCTGCCTTGTAAATCCAGTTCAAAGTTGTGATGTTGCACATACTTTATACTTGTAAGGCTTCATAGTTTCTGTCAATATATAAATAACTTGTGAGATAACTTCCAGATATAATTATTACAAATGACTAATGCACTGGAAAGTTCTaacatattaatattttttattggtAATACTATATACGGagaataatatgttttttaactTCAATTGATGGTGCATGCCACTTCTTCCATATTTATCTGGTCAGCTCTTCTGTTGCCACATGCCCAACTATGCAGACTGCTTTAGTTAACTTATAATCCTTCTATCTTTTGCAGCGGTTCTTCTCTGAGAAATAAACAGATGTTCAATTTAATATGTGAGCTTCCAGAAACAGTTGCAAGGACATTGGTTCCGAGGATGCGAGTTGTGAAAGGAAGTG encodes the following:
- the LOC4327178 gene encoding probable chlorophyll(ide) b reductase NYC1, chloroplastic; amino-acid sequence: MAAAAVVHLSVHGRLRRSPELHARPYHRPSLLRCRAFKQEADNGGEEASSSPPPPTTAEARRRRKGPLYKLKAAIQGLAGSRSAAAEAYGGEYQRAVEKAEEIFFSVATQVGRYVITMMSSGVVLGVGFQLSGGDSQMNTLIWYSWLGGVIIGTMIGANSVLEEHCKAGPRNVVITGSTRGLGKALAREFLLSGDRVVIASRSPESVLQTINELEENIQEGLSVAKKKQREILLHAKVVGTSCDVCKPEDVKKLVNFAKDELGSIDIWINNAGTNKGFRPLVNFSDEDISQIVSTNLVGSLLCTREAMNVMQHQQKGGHVFNMDGAGSGGSSTPLTAVYGSTKCGLRQFQASLLKESRRSKVGVHTASPGMVLTDLLLSGSSLRNKQMFNLICELPETVARTLVPRMRVVKGSGKAINYLTPPRILLALVTAWVRRGRWFDEEGRAVYAAEADRIRNWAESRARFSFTDAMEMYTENTWVSVFSLSVVCAFIILSSSGGPLPGT